The [Bacillus] selenitireducens MLS10 genome includes a region encoding these proteins:
- the hisD gene encoding histidinol dehydrogenase, which produces MKITPVTDDLSLKRSIDQGTSDQRRAVEEILHAVKTEGYDAVVRYTRQFDGVEPDSIRVTEEELKAAHDSMSDETRKIIQEAIANIRAFHERQVQQSWFSTNPDGTILGQKVTPLDSAGVYVPGGLAAYPSSIIMNVVPAQVAGVGRIVMVSPPQKDGSLTDIVLATAKELGVTEVWKVGGAQAIGALTYGMAGMEPVDKITGPGNIFVALAKQLVYGTVDIDMIAGPSEIAILADHSAKPAYVAADMLSQAEHDPMASAVLVTDDRALAEAVTIEVEEQLKTLPKRDIAEASIRDHGAVYLAESMDQAVAAINDLAAEHLEVQVADPWALLPKIRHAGAIFLGEQSSEPVGDYFAGPNHILPTNGTARFSSPLTVEDFTKKSSIIAYSKEAAVTNGKKIAAFARLEELEAHARAVEQRLEDSE; this is translated from the coding sequence ATGAAGATTACCCCAGTCACAGACGATTTGTCGTTAAAACGAAGCATCGATCAGGGGACGTCGGATCAGCGCAGGGCGGTAGAAGAGATTCTCCATGCCGTCAAGACGGAAGGCTACGATGCCGTCGTGCGCTATACCCGTCAGTTTGACGGCGTCGAACCGGATTCGATCCGTGTGACGGAAGAAGAACTGAAAGCGGCCCATGACAGCATGAGCGACGAGACCCGCAAGATTATTCAGGAAGCGATCGCCAATATCCGTGCTTTCCACGAGCGCCAGGTCCAGCAGTCCTGGTTTTCAACGAATCCGGACGGGACGATTCTCGGACAGAAGGTGACGCCTCTTGATTCGGCAGGGGTATACGTCCCTGGCGGACTCGCGGCGTATCCCTCTTCGATCATCATGAACGTCGTACCGGCGCAGGTCGCCGGCGTCGGGCGGATCGTCATGGTCTCCCCGCCGCAAAAGGACGGGAGCCTGACGGATATCGTGCTCGCAACGGCGAAAGAGCTCGGTGTCACGGAGGTCTGGAAAGTCGGCGGTGCACAGGCCATCGGGGCATTGACCTACGGGATGGCCGGCATGGAGCCGGTGGACAAGATCACCGGTCCGGGGAACATCTTCGTTGCCCTCGCCAAACAGCTCGTCTACGGGACTGTGGATATCGATATGATCGCAGGACCGAGTGAAATTGCGATTCTTGCCGATCATTCGGCAAAGCCTGCATACGTGGCCGCGGATATGCTGAGTCAGGCGGAACATGATCCGATGGCGTCCGCGGTCCTTGTTACCGACGACCGTGCACTCGCTGAAGCGGTCACGATCGAGGTGGAAGAACAGCTGAAGACCCTGCCGAAACGAGACATTGCAGAAGCGTCGATTCGGGACCACGGCGCCGTGTACCTCGCAGAATCGATGGATCAGGCGGTGGCGGCGATTAATGATTTGGCTGCCGAGCACCTCGAAGTACAGGTCGCCGATCCGTGGGCGCTGTTGCCGAAAATCCGTCACGCCGGGGCGATCTTCCTCGGTGAACAGAGCTCTGAGCCTGTCGGGGATTACTTTGCCGGACCGAACCACATCCTGCCGACCAACGGCACGGCCCGTTTTTCAAGTCCGCTCACGGTGGAGGATTTTACGAAGAAATCGAGCATCATCGCCTACAGCAAGGAAGCTGCGGTGACGAACGGCAAAAAGATTGCCGCATTCGCCCGTCTCGAAGAGCTCGAAGCTCACGCCCGGGCTGTGGAACAACGATTGGAGGACTCAGAATGA
- the hisB gene encoding imidazoleglycerol-phosphate dehydratase HisB, giving the protein MTKRQAEKSRITNETQIALTFAIDGEGQADLKTDVPFMTHMLDLFTRHGLFDLILDGRGDTEIDDHHTTEDMGIVLGDALKEALGDKKGIRRYGNAFVPMDDALAQVVVDLSNRPHFVLKGEIPATKVGTFDTELIEEFLWKLALEARINLHVIVHYGTNVHHIIEAIFKALGRALDEATQLDPRVKGVPSTKGSLS; this is encoded by the coding sequence ATGACAAAGCGACAAGCGGAGAAATCACGCATCACAAACGAAACACAGATTGCCCTGACCTTTGCGATTGACGGTGAAGGTCAGGCGGATCTCAAGACCGACGTGCCGTTTATGACCCATATGCTCGATCTTTTTACCCGTCACGGGTTGTTTGATCTGATCCTCGATGGGCGCGGTGACACGGAGATTGATGATCATCATACAACGGAAGACATGGGGATTGTGCTTGGTGACGCGTTGAAGGAAGCCCTCGGTGACAAAAAGGGCATCCGCCGCTACGGCAATGCCTTCGTGCCGATGGATGATGCCTTGGCACAGGTCGTGGTGGATCTCAGTAACCGGCCGCATTTCGTCCTGAAAGGCGAGATCCCGGCGACGAAGGTGGGGACGTTTGATACGGAGCTCATCGAAGAATTTCTTTGGAAGCTTGCTCTTGAAGCCCGGATCAATCTGCACGTCATCGTCCATTACGGAACGAACGTGCATCATATTATCGAAGCGATCTTTAAGGCCCTCGGCCGCGCTCTCGATGAAGCGACACAGCTTGATCCGCGTGTCAAAGGTGTGCCGTCCACGAAAGGAAGTCTGTCATGA
- the hisH gene encoding imidazole glycerol phosphate synthase subunit HisH → MIGIIDYGMGNLHSVTKAVERLGRDCFLSEDPEELKKADCLILPGVGAFKDGMDELGKRGLVPFIHEWIEDGKPLLGICLGMQLLFDESEENGPTKGLSVLPGKVKKFPGGDYKVPHMGWNELTFEQPAHPVLQGLDGGHVYFVHSYFVVADRKEILIASAEYGGEQVTAVAGRDNVWGTQFHPEKSSVVGMTMLKNFVEYKGGAV, encoded by the coding sequence ATGATCGGAATCATTGATTACGGAATGGGCAATCTGCACAGTGTGACAAAGGCGGTGGAACGGCTCGGCCGGGACTGTTTTCTCTCCGAAGATCCCGAAGAGCTGAAGAAGGCGGACTGTCTGATTCTCCCGGGCGTCGGTGCCTTTAAGGACGGGATGGATGAACTCGGGAAGCGCGGGCTCGTTCCATTTATTCATGAATGGATCGAAGACGGCAAACCGCTCCTCGGGATCTGCCTCGGGATGCAGCTTCTCTTTGATGAGAGTGAGGAAAACGGCCCGACGAAAGGACTCTCTGTCCTGCCTGGAAAAGTAAAGAAGTTCCCGGGCGGCGACTATAAGGTGCCGCATATGGGGTGGAACGAGCTGACCTTTGAACAGCCTGCCCATCCGGTTCTGCAGGGTCTTGACGGCGGGCATGTCTATTTCGTGCACTCCTACTTTGTTGTTGCCGACCGAAAGGAAATCCTCATTGCCTCCGCTGAATACGGCGGTGAACAGGTGACGGCCGTTGCCGGGCGCGACAATGTCTGGGGCACACAGTTTCATCCGGAGAAAAGCAGCGTCGTCGGCATGACGATGCTGAAGAATTTCGTCGAATATAAAGGAGGTGCCGTCTGA
- the hisA gene encoding 1-(5-phosphoribosyl)-5-[(5-phosphoribosylamino)methylideneamino]imidazole-4-carboxamide isomerase — MSEFTVYPAIDIRGGKCVRLLQGDYDKETVYGDSPYEMARSFSDKGAVWVHMVDLDGAKKGQPVNHEEVIRAARELDCKIQVGGGIRNRDNVKTYLDAGVDRVILGSAAISDPDFVKAMLEEFGGNRIAIGIDARDGFVATHGWLETSEVKAEDLGVRLAEFGAETFIMTDISRDGMLSGPNVEAIASLARVTGKEVIASGGVSEMADLTELKANCNDGVAGAIVGKAIYTDRIQVEEALKEVQGPC; from the coding sequence ATGAGCGAGTTTACGGTATACCCTGCCATTGATATTCGCGGGGGCAAATGCGTCCGCCTGTTGCAGGGGGACTATGACAAAGAAACGGTTTACGGGGATTCGCCTTATGAGATGGCCCGCTCGTTTTCGGATAAAGGAGCGGTCTGGGTACATATGGTGGACCTTGACGGCGCTAAAAAAGGGCAGCCTGTGAACCACGAAGAAGTGATCCGCGCAGCCAGGGAGCTTGACTGCAAGATCCAGGTTGGCGGTGGGATCCGCAACCGGGACAACGTGAAGACGTATCTCGATGCCGGCGTGGACCGGGTCATTCTCGGCAGTGCAGCGATTTCGGATCCGGATTTCGTCAAAGCGATGCTCGAGGAATTCGGCGGAAACCGCATTGCCATCGGGATCGATGCAAGAGACGGCTTCGTCGCGACGCACGGCTGGCTGGAGACGTCTGAAGTCAAAGCCGAAGACCTCGGCGTCCGCCTGGCGGAGTTCGGAGCGGAGACCTTTATCATGACGGACATCTCGAGAGACGGGATGCTGAGCGGGCCGAACGTTGAAGCCATCGCGTCACTGGCCCGGGTTACCGGTAAAGAGGTCATCGCGTCAGGCGGCGTCAGTGAGATGGCGGATTTGACGGAGCTTAAAGCGAATTGCAATGACGGCGTGGCCGGCGCAATCGTCGGAAAAGCGATCTACACCGACCGGATTCAGGTGGAAGAAGCGTTGAAGGAGGTGCAGGGCCCATGCTGA
- the hisF gene encoding imidazole glycerol phosphate synthase subunit HisF yields MLTKRIIPCLDVTEGRVVKGIQFVNLRDAGDPVEMAAFYDQQGADELVFLDISASHEGRETMVDVVEQVAGKLAIPFTVGGGINTLEDMKRILRAGADKVSLNTAAVNRPELITEGSDFFGAQCIVVAVDAKRDPKRGSWTVYTHGGRRETDWDVLDWVKEAVRRGAGEILLTSMDQDGEKTGFDNALTRAVSEAVPVPVIASGGAGGQEDFYDVFTDGKADAALAASIFHYKETSVEAVKDYLKTKGLAIR; encoded by the coding sequence ATGCTGACAAAGCGGATTATTCCCTGTCTTGATGTTACGGAAGGACGGGTCGTCAAAGGGATTCAGTTTGTCAATCTCCGCGACGCCGGGGATCCTGTTGAAATGGCAGCCTTTTATGATCAGCAGGGCGCCGATGAACTCGTGTTTCTCGATATCTCCGCCTCCCATGAAGGCCGGGAGACGATGGTGGACGTCGTGGAACAGGTCGCAGGGAAGCTCGCCATCCCCTTCACCGTTGGCGGAGGAATCAACACCCTTGAAGACATGAAGCGGATCCTCCGGGCAGGGGCGGATAAAGTCTCCCTGAATACCGCAGCGGTGAACCGTCCGGAGCTGATTACGGAAGGGTCGGACTTCTTCGGTGCCCAGTGCATCGTGGTGGCCGTCGATGCGAAGCGGGATCCGAAGCGGGGCTCGTGGACGGTGTATACCCATGGCGGACGCCGGGAAACGGACTGGGACGTCCTTGATTGGGTCAAAGAGGCGGTTCGCCGGGGAGCCGGTGAGATTCTTCTGACAAGCATGGATCAGGACGGGGAGAAAACCGGTTTTGACAACGCATTGACCCGAGCCGTCAGTGAGGCGGTTCCTGTGCCGGTCATCGCCTCGGGCGGTGCCGGCGGTCAGGAGGACTTCTACGACGTGTTTACCGACGGCAAGGCGGATGCGGCGCTCGCAGCGTCCATCTTCCACTATAAAGAGACGTCCGTGGAAGCGGTGAAAGACTATTTGAAAACAAAGGGGCTGGCGATTCGATGA
- the hisIE gene encoding bifunctional phosphoribosyl-AMP cyclohydrolase/phosphoribosyl-ATP diphosphatase HisIE has protein sequence MTEIRFDEQGLVPAVVQDSQTKEVLTVAYMNEASLEKTKETGETWFYSRSRQELWHKGATSGNTQAVTEIRYDCDQDALVVLVEPAGPACHKGTVSCFSDVLWQKKATPEVRKDRFAIIQELETLLAKREAERPEGSYTTYLFDEGVDKILKKIGEEAGEIIIAAKNRDPEELTWESADFLFHLLVLLREQKLPLDAVLQRLEDRHAKKNKTED, from the coding sequence ATGACAGAGATCCGATTTGATGAACAGGGACTCGTGCCGGCGGTGGTGCAGGACAGTCAGACAAAGGAAGTCCTCACAGTCGCCTATATGAACGAAGCGTCTCTTGAAAAAACGAAAGAAACCGGTGAGACGTGGTTTTACAGCCGCTCCCGCCAGGAACTGTGGCATAAAGGCGCGACGAGCGGGAATACCCAGGCCGTGACGGAAATCCGTTACGACTGCGATCAGGATGCCCTCGTCGTCCTCGTCGAACCAGCCGGACCTGCCTGCCACAAGGGCACGGTCAGCTGTTTTTCCGACGTCCTCTGGCAGAAGAAAGCGACGCCGGAAGTCCGAAAAGACCGTTTTGCGATTATTCAAGAACTCGAAACTCTCCTCGCCAAACGGGAAGCGGAGCGTCCGGAAGGATCGTACACGACCTACCTCTTTGACGAAGGCGTTGATAAAATTCTTAAGAAAATCGGGGAAGAAGCCGGGGAGATCATCATCGCGGCGAAGAACCGGGACCCTGAGGAGCTGACGTGGGAGAGTGCGGATTTTCTGTTTCACCTCCTCGTTCTCCTGAGAGAGCAGAAGCTGCCGTTAGACGCCGTGCTTCAGCGCCTCGAAGACCGGCATGCCAAGAAGAACAAAACGGAAGACTGA
- a CDS encoding phytoene desaturase family protein yields the protein MNSQTKKAIVIGGGLGGLSAAISLKGKGFDVEIIEKNETLGGKLNRRSGKGFTFDTGPSILTMPWVLEELFTRVHRRVEDYMTIERIEPQWRTFFEDGTSIDVTGDLPDMIKEMGKVAPDSAGSFAQFFTYSEQMYQLCMKSFYKTSIPGLNEFRKLHNFKELMAMDPFHTVADHTKKHFDNKYLEQLFNFFVMYVGSNPYQSPAILNQLIYVQLGLGIHYVKGGMYGIAQGMERVLEELRVPVKTGMAVSHIKTEGEKATGVVTEDGAFHAADLVVSNLEAIPAYQTLLPQKGPAKKEAKKLSKTYEPTVSGLVLLLGTDRTFDVTKHHNFFFSEDPEKEFRQIYEEGIPADDPTVYIGVSSKSDPSQAPDGKENLFVLTHVPPKTLAKKDTNWEDYRKVVLDKLERMGMTGLRESIEFEYRFTPDDLEELYGANGGSIYGIASNKATNGGFKIPAQSNLYDNLFFTGGSTHPGGGVPMVTLSGQLTADLIEKSFA from the coding sequence ATGAACAGCCAAACGAAGAAAGCCATTGTCATCGGAGGAGGTCTCGGCGGACTGTCTGCCGCGATTTCTTTAAAAGGAAAAGGATTTGACGTTGAGATCATCGAAAAAAACGAGACCCTCGGAGGCAAACTGAACCGACGCAGCGGCAAAGGCTTCACCTTTGATACCGGTCCGTCGATTCTCACGATGCCCTGGGTTCTTGAAGAACTCTTTACACGCGTTCACCGAAGAGTCGAGGATTACATGACCATTGAACGCATCGAGCCCCAATGGCGCACCTTCTTTGAAGACGGCACATCCATCGATGTTACCGGCGATCTGCCGGACATGATCAAGGAGATGGGCAAAGTCGCCCCGGATTCCGCAGGCTCATTCGCCCAGTTCTTCACATATTCTGAACAGATGTACCAGCTCTGTATGAAAAGCTTCTATAAGACAAGCATCCCCGGTCTGAATGAATTCAGGAAACTTCATAACTTTAAGGAACTGATGGCGATGGATCCGTTTCATACCGTCGCAGATCATACGAAGAAGCATTTCGACAACAAGTACCTCGAACAGCTCTTTAACTTCTTCGTCATGTACGTCGGAAGTAACCCGTATCAGTCACCGGCCATACTCAATCAGCTCATTTACGTCCAGCTCGGTCTTGGCATTCACTACGTCAAAGGCGGTATGTATGGCATCGCCCAGGGCATGGAGCGTGTCCTTGAGGAACTCAGAGTTCCCGTGAAAACCGGAATGGCCGTCTCTCACATTAAGACCGAAGGCGAAAAAGCGACCGGGGTCGTCACCGAAGACGGCGCGTTCCATGCAGCTGACCTCGTGGTGTCAAACCTTGAAGCGATTCCTGCCTATCAGACCCTTCTCCCGCAAAAGGGTCCGGCGAAAAAAGAAGCAAAGAAGCTGTCCAAAACCTACGAACCGACGGTTTCCGGACTTGTCCTCCTGCTCGGTACAGACCGTACCTTCGACGTGACGAAGCATCACAATTTCTTCTTCTCTGAAGACCCGGAAAAAGAATTCCGGCAGATTTATGAAGAAGGCATTCCTGCCGATGACCCGACGGTCTATATCGGCGTATCATCAAAGTCTGATCCTTCCCAGGCGCCGGACGGCAAAGAAAACCTCTTCGTCCTTACCCACGTCCCGCCAAAGACCCTGGCAAAGAAGGATACGAACTGGGAAGATTACCGGAAAGTCGTCCTCGACAAGCTCGAACGTATGGGGATGACGGGCCTCCGGGAAAGCATCGAGTTTGAATACCGCTTCACGCCTGACGACCTTGAAGAGCTGTATGGCGCAAACGGAGGGTCCATTTACGGGATCGCATCAAACAAAGCAACGAACGGCGGCTTTAAGATCCCAGCACAAAGTAACCTCTACGACAACCTCTTCTTCACCGGCGGAAGCACGCACCCGGGTGGCGGCGTGCCGATGGTCACGTTAAGCGGTCAGCTGACGGCTGATCTGATTGAGAAATCCTTCGCCTGA
- a CDS encoding methyltransferase family protein, which translates to MIWIDILILFFTLLWIGEFLRFKSRKSTDQDENRSFPVILFSVILVIATGVLTRELGLWTVTSLPLSAAGAFLFGGGILLRYWGIVHLGKQFTRDVQVREGDTLVGTGPYRLLRHPLYTGLFAAAAGFSLYTGSIAAFLLAFITLLPALIRRMQSEEQTLIGAFGKTYQEWMKTRYRFIPFLY; encoded by the coding sequence ATGATTTGGATCGATATACTTATACTGTTCTTTACCCTGTTGTGGATCGGAGAATTCCTCCGATTTAAAAGCAGGAAAAGTACGGATCAGGACGAAAACCGCTCCTTTCCCGTGATTCTCTTTTCCGTGATCCTCGTCATCGCAACCGGCGTTCTGACAAGAGAGCTCGGGCTTTGGACGGTCACATCCCTTCCGCTCTCAGCGGCGGGTGCCTTTCTCTTCGGGGGCGGGATCCTCCTTCGGTACTGGGGCATCGTCCACCTCGGGAAGCAGTTTACCCGGGACGTTCAGGTTCGCGAAGGGGATACCCTGGTCGGTACAGGACCGTACCGTTTGCTGCGCCACCCGCTCTACACCGGACTCTTTGCCGCTGCCGCAGGATTCAGTCTCTACACTGGCAGTATAGCAGCTTTTCTGCTCGCTTTCATCACCCTTTTGCCTGCGCTGATCAGACGGATGCAGTCCGAGGAACAAACCCTGATCGGTGCATTTGGCAAGACGTATCAGGAATGGATGAAAACCCGCTACCGCTTCATCCCGTTTCTGTATTAG